In the Bremerella alba genome, one interval contains:
- a CDS encoding cytochrome-c peroxidase codes for MNTYLRRVSFFSLMLILAGGQTCMAQGLLSFGFPLAPQQDNLEPIEQLGRSLYNDTNLSVPAGQGCVSCHAPDTGFTSPNLFVNLLWGPHFGAIPSRFGSRKPPSAAYAGDSGDLRFIGPDPFGVDWEGGMFWDGRAAGLHAMFAEADSSPEYDPLAEQALGPFLNPLEHNVPNKKAVIRKVFFSRYRQQFLNVWGPGSLDFQDEEVVEQAYDRIGKAIAAFERSSEVNPFSSKFDLWLAGEAEFTEQEKFGLWLFETPFGAPSLLSDEDQEKFEEIAEHGKGRCGVCHPSSPREVDGETLPPLFTDFAYHNIGIPKNPDNPFYFMPRRFNPDRRNFVDRGLAATLENFFLSQQSTPVEETPLKVLNKELTQQDVDDAEGRHKTPTLRNVNMRPFTGFVKAYGHNGVFKSMEEIVHFYNTRDVPGEWDEPEVPVNLTAGIVGDLGLTEEEELAIVAFLATLDDGYEPPANDFPFPLPFPFPFPFPF; via the coding sequence GTGAATACATATCTGCGACGCGTATCTTTTTTTAGTTTGATGCTTATCTTGGCCGGCGGCCAAACCTGTATGGCCCAAGGGCTACTCTCGTTTGGGTTTCCGCTCGCCCCACAACAAGACAACCTAGAGCCGATCGAACAGTTGGGGCGATCGCTCTATAACGACACCAATCTTTCGGTACCGGCAGGGCAAGGGTGTGTCTCTTGCCATGCACCAGACACTGGGTTTACGAGTCCTAATCTCTTTGTGAACTTACTTTGGGGGCCGCACTTCGGAGCCATACCTAGCCGCTTCGGATCGCGGAAGCCACCTTCTGCCGCCTATGCAGGCGATTCCGGTGACCTGCGTTTTATTGGTCCTGATCCTTTCGGAGTCGACTGGGAAGGGGGCATGTTTTGGGATGGGCGTGCAGCGGGGTTGCATGCGATGTTCGCCGAGGCGGACAGCAGTCCAGAGTACGATCCGCTGGCCGAACAGGCTCTGGGACCTTTCTTGAATCCTTTGGAGCACAACGTCCCTAACAAAAAGGCCGTCATTCGAAAAGTGTTTTTCTCGCGTTATCGACAACAGTTCCTCAATGTCTGGGGCCCTGGTTCGCTTGATTTCCAAGACGAAGAAGTGGTTGAGCAAGCCTACGATCGAATCGGCAAAGCGATTGCCGCTTTTGAGCGTTCGAGCGAGGTCAATCCATTCAGTTCCAAGTTCGATCTTTGGTTGGCCGGTGAAGCAGAATTTACTGAGCAAGAAAAGTTTGGCTTGTGGCTGTTTGAAACTCCATTCGGAGCACCCTCACTGTTGAGCGATGAAGATCAGGAAAAGTTCGAAGAGATTGCCGAACATGGCAAGGGGCGTTGTGGGGTTTGTCATCCTAGTTCTCCGCGGGAAGTCGACGGCGAAACGTTGCCTCCGCTGTTTACCGACTTTGCCTACCACAATATCGGCATTCCCAAGAATCCTGACAATCCGTTCTACTTCATGCCACGACGCTTCAATCCCGACCGTCGTAACTTCGTCGATCGCGGCTTGGCTGCCACGTTGGAAAACTTCTTCTTGTCGCAGCAGTCAACTCCCGTCGAAGAAACGCCGCTAAAGGTCTTGAACAAGGAGCTTACCCAGCAGGACGTTGATGACGCAGAAGGACGTCACAAGACGCCCACCTTGCGAAATGTCAACATGCGGCCTTTTACTGGATTTGTCAAAGCCTATGGGCATAACGGCGTGTTCAAATCGATGGAAGAGATCGTCCACTTTTACAACACCCGAGATGTACCTGGCGAATGGGATGAGCCTGAGGTGCCGGTCAATCTTACCGCTGGAATCGTGGGTGATCTGGGGCTGACCGAAGAAGAAGAGCTCGCGATTGTCGCCTTCTTGGCGACGCTGGATGATGGCTACGAGCCTCCGGCAAACGACTTCCCCTTCCCGCTACCGTTTCCATTTCCCTTCCCGTTTCCATTCTGA
- a CDS encoding DUF1501 domain-containing protein, whose product MLSRRQWLGHAACGFGSVALNWMLQRDAVAADGLGLLGAPHASPKVRSVIFLYMDGGPSQVDTFDPKPLLKKYDGKPFPAETEPTQFNNLGGTLASPWKFKKHGQSGIEVSELFPNVAKHVDDLAVVRSMTSNFSEHTNANYFLHTGSGLQGRPSMGAWTTYGLGSENDNLPGFVVLNGGLVPPGGLDNFNSGFLPAAYQGSIFAANDPPVANIRSRDKSPAAQRSKLDLLSRLDQLTLDQVGKNDQMESAIANYELAYRMQSAVPDLMDLADETPQTLEEYGLNHSFEHTQTFGRLCLLSRRLVERGVRFIELTVPNVGNDRWDQHNNLKGGHEKNSLAVDQPIAALLADLKQRGMLDSTLVVWGGEFGRTPFAQGKNGRDHNPFGFTMWMAGGGVQGGTVYGSTDEFGYKVVENRVEIHDLHATILHLLGVDHRRLTFRFSGRDMRLTDVHGHVLHDILA is encoded by the coding sequence ATGTTAAGCCGCCGCCAATGGCTAGGCCATGCTGCATGTGGCTTTGGCTCGGTAGCGCTCAACTGGATGCTACAGCGCGACGCAGTCGCAGCCGATGGGCTCGGGCTGCTGGGGGCTCCGCACGCCTCGCCTAAGGTCCGCAGTGTCATCTTTTTGTACATGGACGGCGGACCGTCTCAGGTCGATACGTTCGACCCTAAACCGCTGTTGAAGAAGTACGACGGAAAGCCATTTCCTGCGGAAACGGAGCCCACGCAGTTCAATAACCTGGGCGGAACGCTAGCGAGCCCTTGGAAGTTTAAAAAGCACGGTCAAAGCGGAATCGAGGTCAGCGAACTTTTTCCGAACGTCGCCAAGCACGTCGATGACTTGGCGGTTGTTCGCTCGATGACCTCGAATTTCTCGGAGCACACCAACGCTAATTACTTCCTACATACCGGCAGCGGGCTGCAAGGGCGGCCCAGCATGGGTGCATGGACAACCTATGGTCTGGGAAGTGAAAACGACAACTTGCCCGGCTTCGTGGTGCTCAATGGTGGGTTGGTCCCGCCGGGTGGTCTCGATAACTTCAATAGCGGTTTTCTGCCGGCGGCGTATCAGGGATCGATCTTTGCTGCCAACGATCCTCCGGTGGCCAACATTCGCTCAAGAGACAAAAGCCCTGCCGCACAGCGCAGCAAGTTGGATTTGCTCAGTAGGCTCGATCAACTGACGCTCGACCAGGTAGGCAAGAACGATCAGATGGAATCGGCGATCGCAAATTATGAACTCGCCTATCGCATGCAATCGGCCGTGCCTGACCTGATGGACCTCGCCGACGAGACTCCGCAGACGCTGGAAGAATATGGTTTGAACCATTCATTCGAGCATACGCAGACCTTTGGTCGGTTGTGCCTGCTTTCTCGGCGATTGGTCGAACGCGGGGTTCGCTTCATCGAGTTGACGGTCCCCAACGTCGGCAACGACCGTTGGGATCAACATAACAATCTAAAGGGCGGTCATGAGAAAAATAGCCTAGCCGTCGACCAACCCATCGCCGCGCTACTGGCCGATCTGAAACAAAGGGGGATGCTCGACTCGACGCTGGTCGTATGGGGCGGCGAGTTCGGCCGAACCCCGTTCGCCCAAGGCAAAAATGGCCGCGATCATAATCCGTTCGGTTTCACCATGTGGATGGCCGGGGGTGGCGTCCAAGGAGGCACCGTCTACGGCAGCACCGACGAGTTCGGTTACAAGGTGGTCGAGAATCGCGTCGAAATTCACGATCTACACGCCACTATCTTGCATCTGCTGGGGGTCGACCACCGTCGTCTAACGTTCCGCTTTAGTGGCCGAGACATGCGTCTGACCGACGTCCACGGCCACGTACTGCACGATATCCTGGCCTAG
- a CDS encoding PSD1 and planctomycete cytochrome C domain-containing protein produces MIRSCLAACVLISTTTLTAVAAELDTPQFDAAQLEYFEKDIRPILAKRCYECHGPDSETPGGGLFLTSRGALLEGGDSGPSLVAGKPDQSLLIEAIHYDGIYQMPPKSRMPEDEIAKLEQWVASGAPWPVSDEKNTPRKEVFDLEQRKAEHWAWQPVVRPELPDVQNDAWVKDPVDRFILAKLEKADLAPNGPAEPTILIRRLYLDLIGLPPTPEETQAFLADPSPIAIEKVVDRLLASPRFGEHWGRRWLDLVRYAESRGHEFDYDIPNAHEYRDYVIRALNQDVPYNELVVEHVAGDLLETPRTNPETGDNESVLGTGFWHLGDWVHSPVDIRQDETDRFDNMLDVMNKAFLGLTVTCARCHDHKFDAISQADYYAQAGFLQSSAYRQVRFESAQHNQQIADSLEKLNIEFQTKAQSAYQNAIDQAFSRWEKELQTPESPWNQAMTEAAQDAKHPLHYWAQVLAAAADQRPQVIAQAQQLVQQQHAAITGYDGQLIHDYAQLPEQKWRTDGVVFGSGPQPAGAFSWDASPEVGINGVRTDEAAVYDVRWGALKLEKGVQDDFGKIRNWNRAGRTLKTDTFALSDGRIHYLVKGSGRAFAVVDSHRLVQGPLHNVTVKEWKSGDATTTQWITQDLRDYQGHAAHVEFTPIDDQPLEILQVAEGPQPPSVMNDQAQAAQALGSDLTAGDANIQRFLETLKRAPASPETAPLADWLVRNWARLMPDQESPWSELATAYHDQSKQLLANVKWRSRTAPGMWDNSAEMEALLIRGNSRTPADQVERQLLTAIAGPENTYDQHGSGRLELARQMMDADNPFASRVAVNRVWHHLLGRGIVRTVDNFGVLGELPTHPQLLDYLAVQFVEDGWSLKQMIRRIVLSQIYQMSSLQVGSAEQADPKNDLFHRAEVKRLSGEAIRDSLLMVSGQLDETMYGPSVPVHLTSFMQGRGRPGKSGPINGAGRRSVYLEVRRNFLSPMMLAFDTPQPITTIGRRNQSNVPAQSLILLNDPMVIEQCEHWAQQAIAQTPQDTQLRIERMVQQAFSRKPTAQELVLANQFLESHRQTLSIDPQHAASSVELWRDLAHVLVNAKPFIFVR; encoded by the coding sequence TTGATACGGTCCTGTTTGGCTGCCTGCGTTTTGATTTCGACGACAACGCTTACCGCTGTCGCTGCGGAACTCGATACGCCGCAATTCGACGCTGCCCAACTCGAATACTTCGAGAAGGATATCCGCCCCATTTTGGCAAAGCGGTGTTACGAGTGCCACGGGCCTGATTCGGAAACACCCGGCGGCGGATTGTTCCTTACGTCGCGCGGAGCCTTGCTTGAAGGTGGCGACAGCGGTCCGTCGTTAGTCGCAGGCAAGCCCGACCAAAGCCTGCTGATCGAAGCGATCCACTACGACGGTATCTATCAGATGCCGCCCAAATCGCGGATGCCAGAAGACGAGATCGCCAAGCTCGAACAGTGGGTTGCCAGTGGTGCCCCTTGGCCGGTAAGCGACGAAAAAAATACACCCCGCAAGGAAGTCTTCGATCTCGAACAACGCAAGGCCGAGCACTGGGCCTGGCAACCGGTTGTGCGGCCGGAGTTGCCGGATGTGCAGAACGACGCGTGGGTGAAGGACCCGGTCGATCGTTTCATTTTGGCCAAGTTGGAAAAGGCTGATCTCGCCCCCAACGGCCCGGCCGAGCCTACCATTCTGATTCGCCGGCTCTATCTCGACTTGATCGGTTTGCCTCCCACGCCGGAAGAGACGCAAGCGTTTCTGGCCGACCCATCGCCCATCGCCATCGAGAAGGTGGTCGACCGTCTGCTGGCTTCTCCCCGCTTTGGTGAACACTGGGGACGACGTTGGCTCGACCTGGTGCGTTATGCCGAATCGCGCGGGCACGAGTTCGACTACGACATTCCCAACGCCCACGAGTACCGCGACTACGTCATCCGAGCCCTGAATCAAGATGTTCCCTACAACGAATTGGTGGTGGAACACGTTGCCGGTGATTTACTGGAGACGCCACGCACTAATCCCGAAACGGGCGACAACGAATCGGTCTTGGGAACCGGCTTCTGGCATCTGGGCGACTGGGTGCACTCGCCGGTCGACATTCGCCAGGACGAAACCGATCGTTTCGACAACATGTTGGACGTGATGAACAAAGCGTTCCTCGGACTAACGGTGACGTGTGCACGCTGCCACGATCATAAGTTCGACGCGATCTCGCAGGCCGACTACTACGCCCAGGCAGGCTTCCTGCAAAGTTCGGCCTATCGCCAGGTTCGTTTTGAATCGGCCCAGCACAACCAGCAGATTGCCGATTCGTTGGAAAAGCTGAACATCGAGTTTCAAACGAAAGCCCAGTCAGCCTATCAAAACGCGATCGATCAAGCGTTCAGCCGCTGGGAAAAGGAACTGCAAACGCCTGAATCGCCTTGGAACCAGGCTATGACAGAAGCGGCCCAAGATGCCAAGCATCCGCTGCACTATTGGGCCCAAGTGCTGGCTGCTGCGGCAGATCAACGCCCCCAAGTGATTGCTCAGGCCCAGCAGTTGGTCCAGCAGCAGCATGCGGCAATTACAGGCTACGATGGCCAACTGATACACGACTATGCCCAGCTGCCTGAGCAAAAGTGGCGCACCGATGGCGTCGTGTTTGGCAGCGGTCCTCAGCCGGCCGGAGCGTTTAGTTGGGACGCCTCGCCTGAAGTGGGAATCAACGGAGTACGCACCGACGAAGCTGCCGTGTACGACGTGCGTTGGGGTGCACTCAAGTTAGAAAAGGGTGTGCAAGACGACTTCGGTAAGATTCGCAACTGGAATCGCGCCGGTCGAACGCTCAAGACCGACACCTTCGCGCTCAGCGATGGCCGCATCCATTACCTGGTCAAGGGAAGCGGCCGGGCGTTTGCGGTCGTCGATTCGCATCGTCTGGTGCAGGGGCCGCTACACAACGTGACGGTCAAAGAGTGGAAGTCCGGCGACGCTACGACAACCCAGTGGATCACCCAGGACCTGCGCGACTATCAAGGGCATGCCGCCCACGTCGAGTTCACACCGATCGACGATCAGCCGCTAGAGATCCTGCAGGTTGCCGAAGGACCGCAGCCACCCTCGGTCATGAACGATCAGGCTCAAGCCGCTCAGGCACTCGGCAGCGACTTGACCGCTGGCGATGCGAACATTCAGCGTTTTCTGGAAACCTTGAAGCGTGCACCTGCTTCGCCGGAGACGGCACCGCTGGCCGACTGGCTTGTGCGGAATTGGGCCCGTCTGATGCCTGACCAGGAGAGTCCCTGGAGCGAGCTCGCCACGGCCTATCACGATCAATCGAAGCAGCTACTGGCCAACGTGAAGTGGCGATCGCGAACGGCTCCTGGCATGTGGGATAACTCGGCGGAAATGGAAGCCCTGTTGATCCGAGGCAATTCACGAACCCCGGCCGATCAGGTCGAGCGGCAATTGCTTACCGCGATAGCCGGACCGGAAAACACTTACGATCAACACGGCAGTGGACGCCTGGAATTGGCCCGTCAGATGATGGATGCCGACAATCCGTTTGCTTCGCGAGTAGCCGTGAACCGAGTTTGGCATCATCTACTGGGACGTGGCATCGTTCGCACGGTCGATAACTTCGGTGTCCTCGGAGAACTGCCTACGCACCCGCAGTTGTTGGACTACCTCGCGGTGCAGTTTGTCGAAGACGGGTGGTCGCTCAAACAAATGATTCGGCGGATCGTACTCTCGCAGATCTACCAGATGTCGTCGCTTCAAGTAGGCTCTGCCGAACAGGCCGACCCGAAGAACGATCTGTTTCATCGAGCCGAAGTTAAACGGCTTTCTGGCGAGGCCATCCGTGACAGCCTGTTGATGGTGAGCGGACAACTCGACGAAACGATGTATGGCCCGAGCGTGCCGGTGCACTTAACCTCCTTCATGCAAGGTCGCGGGCGGCCAGGCAAGAGTGGTCCCATAAACGGGGCAGGGCGGCGAAGCGTGTATCTGGAGGTCCGACGAAACTTTCTTTCGCCGATGATGTTGGCCTTCGATACGCCGCAACCGATCACGACCATCGGCCGCCGCAATCAATCGAACGTGCCGGCTCAATCGCTGATTTTGCTCAACGATCCGATGGTGATCGAGCAATGCGAACATTGGGCCCAACAGGCCATCGCTCAGACGCCGCAGGATACGCAGCTGCGGATTGAACGCATGGTTCAGCAGGCCTTCTCACGAAAGCCCACTGCCCAAGAGCTTGTGCTGGCGAACCAGTTTTTGGAAAGCCATAGGCAGACGTTGTCGATTGATCCTCAGCATGCGGCTTCGTCGGTCGAGTTGTGGCGCGACCTGGCGCATGTGCTGGTGAATGCCAAGCCGTTTATTTTTGTTCGCTAA
- a CDS encoding DUF1802 family protein: MSCQLALKEWNVVCEAIARGQQIVLARKGGIAEPEGEFALPKNRFWLYPTHFHEAQSKLNGLGKKLLEDHPEFSQPPTSPEVSMNLVCEVSEAIYLEEEAKLDVSLFEQILSREALHLRYHYRAPGIHLLLVRAYEASQTATVIPTAAMSGCKSWVELNEPLETGDLRPIVDEADFEIRKNLLLSALKA, from the coding sequence ATGTCCTGTCAACTTGCCCTGAAAGAGTGGAATGTCGTCTGCGAAGCGATCGCTCGCGGACAGCAGATTGTCCTAGCCCGCAAGGGTGGCATCGCCGAGCCTGAGGGGGAGTTTGCACTGCCCAAGAATCGCTTCTGGCTGTATCCCACCCATTTCCACGAGGCCCAATCGAAGCTCAATGGCCTGGGCAAGAAGCTGTTAGAGGACCATCCCGAATTCTCGCAGCCCCCCACGTCGCCCGAAGTGTCTATGAACTTGGTGTGCGAAGTGTCTGAGGCGATCTACCTGGAAGAGGAAGCCAAGCTGGATGTCTCGCTGTTCGAGCAAATTCTCAGCCGAGAAGCGCTTCACCTGCGATACCACTACCGGGCCCCAGGGATCCACTTGCTACTCGTGCGGGCGTACGAGGCAAGCCAGACAGCGACGGTCATTCCGACCGCCGCAATGTCGGGCTGTAAGAGCTGGGTCGAGTTGAACGAGCCGCTAGAGACTGGCGATCTTCGACCGATTGTCGATGAAGCTGATTTCGAGATCCGCAAGAATTTATTACTTTCCGCACTCAAAGCGTGA